The sequence CCGGCATGGCGGGATGCTCCAAATGCTAGAGCAGATGCCGACCCGCGGCTTCCAGTCGTCCGTGGATCCTCGCCTGCACTTCGGACTGGGCACCTCCCGTCGGGTTGACTCGCTGATCGTCATCTGGCCGGACCGGCGCTCAGAGGTCAGGACCGACGTGGCCGTGGACGGCGAGATCACCCTGATGCAGAACGACGCCGTCGCCGGCCCCCCCGGCCCCCTCGGTTCCCTCAGCCCCTGCGGCCCGCGCGGCCCCGGCGGGCCCCGTGGCCCCTGCGGGGCTCGTGGCCTCCGCGTTCCCCAGGAGGCCGCCCTCCCGGCGCTGTTCGCCGACGTGACGGCTCAGCTCGCGATCGACTTCAGGCACCAGGAAAACACGTTCTACGACTACAATCGCGAGCCGTTCATCCCGCACCGGTTATCCACCGAAGGACCTGCCCTCGCCGTCGGTGACGTGAACGGCGATGGGCTGGACGACATCTACGTCGGCGGCGCCAAATGGCAGGCGGGACGCCTCCTCGTCCAGCAGCGTCATGGGACGTTCCGCTCCACCAACGAGCAGGTATTCCGGGCCGACAGTCTCGCGGAAGACGTCGACGCGGCGTTTTTCGATGCCAACGGCGACGGGCATCAGGACCTCTACGTCGTGAGCGGGGGGAACGAGTTCTGGGGAGACGACGAGGCGTTGCGCGACCGGCTGTACATCAACGACGGCCGCGGCGGGCTGCGCCGGGCCGCCCGCGCCCTCCCCGCCTTCTTCGAGAACGGCTCCTGCGTCGTGCCGGGCGACTTCAACGGCGACGGCTATCAGGATCTGTTCGTCGGCAGCCGTGTCGTCGCCCGCAACTACGGGCTCATCCCCCGCAGCCACTTGCTTCAGAACGACGGCACCGGACGCTTCAGCGACGTGACCCTGGCGAAGGCTCCCGCGCTCGCCGAGGCCGGGATGGTCTCGTCGGCCGCCTGGGTGGATTACGACGGCGACCGGCAGCTCGACCTGATCGTGGTCGGCGAATGGATGCCGGTCCGGGTGTTTCGGCAGGAGCACGGCCGGTTCGTGGACCGGACCGCCGAGGCCGGCCTATCGGGAACGACCGGCTGGTGGAACACCGTGACCGCGGCCGACCTGAACGCGGACGGCCGGCCGGATCTCGTCCTGGGCAACCTGGGGCTCAATTCCTACATCCGGGCCTCGCGCGAGGAGCCCGCCCGGCTGTACGTGCGTGACTTCGACCGGAACGGCGCGCTGGAGCAGATCCTGACGGTCTACCGGAACGGCACGAGCTACCCGCTCGCCGGCCGGGACGAGTTGGTGCGGCAGATGCCGCACCTGCGCAGCCGGTACCCCTCCTACGCCGCCTTCGGCGCGCGCCGCATCGAGGACATCTTTCCGGCGTCGGAGCTGCGGCGGGCCGTCGTCCGGGAAGCCCGGGTGTTCGCCAGCTCCGTGGCGCTGAACCACGGCGACGGCACCTTCGACCTCCGGCCGCTGCCCACCGAGGCCCAGTTCGCGCCGATCTACGCCGCGCTCGCGGACGACTTCGACGGCGACGGGTGGACGGATCTGCTCGTGGCGGGGAACTTCTACGGGGTCACGCCGGTGCGCGGCCGCTACGACGCCAGCTACGGCCTGGTGCTGCGGGGCACCGGGGCGGGCCGCTTCGAGTCGGTCGACCTGGAGGCGAGCGGCCTCGTGATCGAAGGCCAGGTCCGCGACCTCAAGGCGCTGCGGTCTGCGGGCGGCGACCGGCTGGTCGTCGTGGCGCGGAACGACGACGCGCTCCAGATCCTGCGCCCGCTCCGCTACCGGGCGTCCCGCAACAGCTCGAACAGATAGCTCTCCATCGGCCGCAGCGAAGAGAGCCCGCGGCCCGGGTGGCGGAACGACGCTCCATGCCGTACGATTGCGCCACGCCTACCGTGTGTTGCCTCGCTCGCCGTCGCCCGACGCCCCTCCTCGGGCTCGTCACAGCGCTCGCTCTGGCGGCGGGATGCCGGACTGGCATATCCGCCCCGACCGGCGCCCTCCAGCAGCCTGCGCCCGTCTCCACCGCACGCTACGACCCCGCGCGCGACCTCGGCCAGCTGTTCCAGGACGTTCAGCTCTCGGGGATTTTCGCGGACTCCAAGACGTTCGTTGATGCCCGGCCGCTCCTCGCGCCGGCCGAAATCGCCGATCGCTACGCCTCCGCGCGAAGCGTCGCGGGATTCAGCCTGCAGGCCTTCGTGGAGCGGTTTTTCGACCTGCCCCAGCCGGTCGGTGCAGGCTTCCGCACCGACGCCTCCCGGACCATGGAGGAACACATCCGCGCGCTGTGGCCCATTCTCACCCGCGCGCCCGACACACCGGACGCACGCTCGTCGTTGATTCCGCTCCCGCACCCCTACGTCATCCCGGGCGGCCGCTTCCGCGAGGTGTACTACTGGGATTCGTACTTCACGATGCTCGGGCTCATCGAGAGCGGCCGGACCGACCTCGTGCGCAGCATGCTCGACAACTTCGCGTACCTGATCGCGACGGTCGGGCACATCCCGAACGGCAACCGGACGTACTATGTCAGCCGCAGCCAACCCCCGTTCTTGGCCGCCATGGTCGGGCTTTACGCGGCGGCGACGGATACCACGCAGGCGCTTCGCTACCTGGACGCGCTGGAGGCGGAGCACGCCTTCTGGATGGATGGGGCGGAGCGTCTGGCGCCCGGCCAGGCGTACCGCCGCGTCGTGCGGCTCCAGGGCGGCGAGGGCTCGGTGCTGAACCGGTACTGGGACCACCGGCCCGAGCCCAGGCCGGAGTCCTATCGCGAAGACTACCGACTCGGTCAGGCGCTCCCCGAGGCGCAACGTGAGGCGTGGTATCGGAACGTCCGGGCCACGGCCGAAAGCGGTTGGGACTTTTCGAGCCGCTGGATGCGTGACCCGGGCGATATGCGGACGCTGGAAACGACCGAGCTGGCGCCGGTGGATCTCAACAGTCTCCTCTATCACGCCGAGCGGACCATCGCCGCGCTGCGAGCCTTCCGCGGGCGGCGGGGCGACGCCGCGGTCGCCGAGCGGTTCTTGCGGGCGGCCGAGGACCGTCGCCGGGCGCTGCTCGCGGCCGCCTATGATTCCGCCGGCGGATTCTTCTACGACGTCCGCTGGCGCAGCGGCGAGCGCGTGACGGACCGCCCCACCCTGGCGGCCGCCGCCCCGCTCTACTTCGGGATCGCCACCCCGGAGCAGGGCCGTGCGACAGCCGCGCGGCTGGAGCGGGACTTCCTGAAGCCCGGCGGGTTCGTGACGACCACGGTCACCTCAGGTCAGCAGTGGGACGCCCCCAACGGGTGGCCTCCCCTCGAGTGGCTCGCGATCCAGGGTGTGCGCCGCTACGGCCGCGCCGACCTGGCCGATACGGCGCGCGACCGCTGGCTCGCCTTGAACCGGCGCACCTATCGCGCGACGGGCAAGATGACGGAGAAGTACGACGTCGCCGACCCGGATCGGCGCGCCGGCGGCGGGGAGTACCCGACGCAGGACGGCTTCGGGTGGTCAAACGGCGTGGCGCTGGCTCTCGCCGCGGAGCAGCAGGCCGGGAGCGCCCCACCGCCCCCCGAGGACGAGGCTCGGTCAGCGGCTTGCGCACGCCGCCTTGGAGGCGGTGACCGCCCGACTTCGCAGACTTCGAAGAAATAGCTCTCCATCGACGGCAAGGAGACTGCGATGGACACCCCCTCGCTCGCGGATCGCCTCCGCTATCGGTTCGACAACTTCATGTCGCGCGGCACCGTCGCGCTGATCGCCGGCCTAGCCGTGATCTCGCTGGCCATCATCGTGGTGATGGCGGCGGTGGTCACGCTGACCG is a genomic window of Gemmatimonadales bacterium containing:
- a CDS encoding FG-GAP-like repeat-containing protein; protein product: RHGGMLQMLEQMPTRGFQSSVDPRLHFGLGTSRRVDSLIVIWPDRRSEVRTDVAVDGEITLMQNDAVAGPPGPLGSLSPCGPRGPGGPRGPCGARGLRVPQEAALPALFADVTAQLAIDFRHQENTFYDYNREPFIPHRLSTEGPALAVGDVNGDGLDDIYVGGAKWQAGRLLVQQRHGTFRSTNEQVFRADSLAEDVDAAFFDANGDGHQDLYVVSGGNEFWGDDEALRDRLYINDGRGGLRRAARALPAFFENGSCVVPGDFNGDGYQDLFVGSRVVARNYGLIPRSHLLQNDGTGRFSDVTLAKAPALAEAGMVSSAAWVDYDGDRQLDLIVVGEWMPVRVFRQEHGRFVDRTAEAGLSGTTGWWNTVTAADLNADGRPDLVLGNLGLNSYIRASREEPARLYVRDFDRNGALEQILTVYRNGTSYPLAGRDELVRQMPHLRSRYPSYAAFGARRIEDIFPASELRRAVVREARVFASSVALNHGDGTFDLRPLPTEAQFAPIYAALADDFDGDGWTDLLVAGNFYGVTPVRGRYDASYGLVLRGTGAGRFESVDLEASGLVIEGQVRDLKALRSAGGDRLVVVARNDDALQILRPLRYRASRNSSNR
- the treF gene encoding alpha,alpha-trehalase TreF codes for the protein MPYDCATPTVCCLARRRPTPLLGLVTALALAAGCRTGISAPTGALQQPAPVSTARYDPARDLGQLFQDVQLSGIFADSKTFVDARPLLAPAEIADRYASARSVAGFSLQAFVERFFDLPQPVGAGFRTDASRTMEEHIRALWPILTRAPDTPDARSSLIPLPHPYVIPGGRFREVYYWDSYFTMLGLIESGRTDLVRSMLDNFAYLIATVGHIPNGNRTYYVSRSQPPFLAAMVGLYAAATDTTQALRYLDALEAEHAFWMDGAERLAPGQAYRRVVRLQGGEGSVLNRYWDHRPEPRPESYREDYRLGQALPEAQREAWYRNVRATAESGWDFSSRWMRDPGDMRTLETTELAPVDLNSLLYHAERTIAALRAFRGRRGDAAVAERFLRAAEDRRRALLAAAYDSAGGFFYDVRWRSGERVTDRPTLAAAAPLYFGIATPEQGRATAARLERDFLKPGGFVTTTVTSGQQWDAPNGWPPLEWLAIQGVRRYGRADLADTARDRWLALNRRTYRATGKMTEKYDVADPDRRAGGGEYPTQDGFGWSNGVALALAAEQQAGSAPPPPEDEARSAACARRLGGGDRPTSQTSKK